Proteins from a single region of Lysinibacillus sp. JNUCC-52:
- a CDS encoding peptidoglycan recognition protein family protein has protein sequence MAYVFKQNLLPSSKYSIKSPYTMTPQYISVHNTANDASAANEIKYMITNDNQVSYHVAVDDVEVIQAIPYNRNGWHCGDGQGNGNRKSIGVEICYSKSGGARYTAAEENAVQYIASLLKQYEWGIERVKKHQDWNGKYCPHRILSENRWFSFLKRIEEAMKPKITIQQKEEAKVTNTLTSTAKEDLKCLLKETYQKGILKVDHSEKVGSMTDGEALGLLISVVKRTL, from the coding sequence ATGGCTTACGTTTTTAAACAAAACTTATTGCCATCTAGTAAGTATTCAATAAAATCGCCTTACACTATGACACCTCAGTATATTAGTGTACACAACACAGCAAATGATGCTTCTGCAGCCAATGAGATTAAATACATGATAACTAACGACAATCAAGTTTCTTATCATGTTGCTGTTGATGATGTAGAAGTTATCCAAGCCATTCCATATAATCGCAACGGCTGGCATTGTGGTGATGGTCAAGGTAACGGTAATCGTAAATCCATTGGTGTTGAAATTTGCTACAGCAAAAGTGGAGGAGCGCGTTATACTGCTGCTGAGGAAAATGCAGTGCAGTATATAGCCTCGTTACTAAAACAATATGAATGGGGAATTGAACGAGTTAAAAAGCATCAAGACTGGAACGGAAAATACTGTCCGCATCGTATTTTAAGTGAAAACCGATGGTTTAGCTTCTTAAAACGAATTGAAGAAGCTATGAAACCAAAAATAACTATCCAACAAAAGGAGGAAGCAAAAGTGACTAACACACTAACATCAACTGCTAAAGAGGATTTGAAATGCTTGTTAAAAGAGACATACCAAAAAGGAATCTTAAAGGTGGACCATAGCGAAAAAGTGGGCTCAATGACAGATGGCGAGGCGTTAGGTTTGCTGATTTCAGTTGTAAAGCGAACTTTATAG
- a CDS encoding holin, which translates to MDLTNIFMIAMVMVAIVLAVSEVLKKTFKINTQYMPITSVVIGIFIGIVCWPLSEYPAYVMLMAGFVAGLTASGTFDLLKAAKKEGEQ; encoded by the coding sequence ATGGATTTAACAAACATTTTTATGATTGCAATGGTGATGGTGGCTATCGTATTAGCTGTTTCGGAAGTACTGAAAAAGACATTTAAAATTAATACGCAATACATGCCAATCACGTCGGTAGTGATTGGTATTTTTATTGGCATAGTTTGTTGGCCGTTATCAGAGTATCCAGCATATGTGATGTTGATGGCTGGCTTTGTGGCTGGTCTAACAGCTTCGGGAACTTTTGATTTATTAAAGGCTGCTAAAAAAGAAGGTGAGCAATAA
- a CDS encoding glycine-rich domain-containing protein yields MSTNTPNYNLEKPNQDEFYDVNVQNGNMDKIDNALKTLAGEVASGVTQEDLTAIDTKLDGINQGVGEIKGKSDQIKQGVDNLNTKQDSLLLKIQNGALKQNIAIFDKPGTYTWKCPDGVTAIILTMFGGGAAGQSVTNQYDYVRNVYGGDGGFYVNRKAVQVVPGTTYQIVVGKGGAGVTPSGKTVAPGQAGGSSSAFGIICLGGATSSWSSPKEPSHPLVTKGTEPAIIDIGYNATDFALYTTPFGRPGKNTSATGATTLNLGGGGAGYGDGGNGKISSTTTVVGIGAGSGASFNVAADSGGNGIVIIEY; encoded by the coding sequence ATGTCAACAAACACACCTAATTACAATTTAGAAAAACCTAATCAAGATGAATTTTATGACGTTAATGTACAAAATGGCAATATGGATAAAATTGATAACGCTTTAAAGACACTTGCCGGAGAAGTTGCAAGCGGTGTGACACAAGAAGATTTAACTGCTATTGATACTAAACTTGATGGCATTAATCAAGGTGTTGGTGAAATTAAAGGTAAATCAGACCAAATCAAACAAGGTGTAGATAATTTAAATACTAAACAAGATTCACTTTTGCTCAAAATCCAAAATGGAGCGTTAAAACAAAACATTGCGATTTTTGATAAGCCTGGTACTTATACATGGAAATGTCCAGATGGTGTAACTGCCATTATTTTAACTATGTTTGGTGGGGGAGCCGCTGGTCAATCAGTTACAAATCAATATGATTACGTAAGAAATGTTTACGGAGGTGATGGAGGTTTCTATGTTAATAGGAAGGCTGTTCAAGTAGTACCAGGGACAACTTATCAGATCGTTGTTGGTAAAGGTGGAGCTGGCGTTACACCTTCTGGAAAAACAGTGGCTCCAGGGCAAGCTGGAGGTTCAAGTTCGGCTTTCGGGATCATTTGCTTAGGTGGAGCAACTTCTAGTTGGTCATCACCCAAAGAGCCTAGTCATCCATTGGTTACAAAAGGTACTGAACCTGCAATTATTGACATTGGTTATAACGCCACAGATTTCGCTCTATATACTACTCCTTTTGGGCGACCTGGGAAAAATACAAGTGCTACAGGAGCTACAACGCTCAATTTAGGTGGTGGCGGTGCTGGTTATGGAGATGGTGGAAATGGCAAGATTTCATCAACTACAACTGTGGTAGGCATTGGAGCTGGAAGTGGAGCAAGCTTTAATGTTGCAGCAGATTCTGGTGGGAACGGAATTGTAATTATTGAATATTAA
- a CDS encoding putative phage tail protein — MAREVDIISYLPSVLHEIKEIVGIANVEKPVLEALWQEIENTLNNQFVVTSDGKGASRYEKMLKLSVPASDSIETRRFRILTRYQEQAPYTNRVLKQLLDSLLGKGQYELQRDVAAKTLSVKIELTVKGMFDAVAIMLERITPQNMVLTVQLRYNQHSTIARYTHAQLAAFTHQQLREEVMP, encoded by the coding sequence GTGGCTAGAGAAGTAGACATCATTAGTTATTTACCATCCGTTCTGCATGAAATTAAAGAAATCGTTGGTATTGCAAACGTTGAAAAGCCTGTATTAGAAGCATTGTGGCAAGAAATTGAAAACACCTTAAATAATCAATTTGTCGTAACGTCTGATGGAAAGGGTGCTAGTCGATACGAAAAAATGCTAAAACTAAGCGTTCCAGCATCTGACTCCATCGAGACACGTAGATTTCGTATTTTAACTCGTTACCAAGAGCAAGCACCTTATACTAATCGAGTGTTAAAACAATTGCTTGATAGCCTTTTAGGCAAGGGGCAATATGAGTTGCAACGTGATGTGGCAGCAAAGACACTAAGCGTGAAAATCGAGTTGACAGTTAAAGGCATGTTTGATGCGGTTGCAATTATGCTTGAACGTATTACACCTCAAAACATGGTTTTAACCGTCCAATTACGATACAACCAACACAGTACAATTGCTCGCTACACACACGCTCAACTAGCAGCGTTTACACATCAACAATTACGAGAGGAAGTGATGCCATAA
- a CDS encoding baseplate J/gp47 family protein encodes MAEPFNLDMTFEELMARKLAGIDDSLDKREVTSLVYNATAANSVETVQMLFTLKNFIDMVFADTAPRDYLIRRAAERGLKPYEATYAKRKGVFNIDVPIGSRFSLDDLNYEVIERITQGQFILRCETAGNIGNLFSGQLIPINYINNLETAMLTDVLIPGDDEEETEAFRTRYFNSFESTAFGGNRADYKEKIGKLPGVGGVRVYRAWNGGGTVKLVIINSQYEKPTPTLIEEVQKAVDPLENQGEGIGTAPIDHIVTAFGVGETVINITLNITYQAGWAWADIENQVQKVIDDYFKELAEEWAMANSYEEDHAGVVVRVSQIEYRLLGITGVLDIANTQLNDSQSNIALDVESIPKRGVVSG; translated from the coding sequence ATGGCCGAACCGTTTAATTTAGATATGACATTTGAAGAATTGATGGCTCGGAAACTTGCAGGTATCGATGATTCTCTTGATAAGCGTGAGGTAACGTCATTAGTGTATAACGCAACTGCTGCAAATAGTGTTGAAACAGTTCAAATGCTTTTCACATTAAAGAATTTTATCGATATGGTATTTGCTGATACAGCACCGCGTGATTACTTAATTCGACGTGCTGCAGAACGTGGGTTAAAGCCGTATGAAGCCACTTACGCAAAGCGAAAAGGCGTATTTAACATTGATGTACCAATCGGCAGTCGTTTCAGTTTGGACGATTTGAATTATGAAGTTATCGAACGTATTACACAGGGGCAATTCATATTGAGATGTGAAACGGCAGGCAACATAGGTAATTTGTTTTCAGGGCAACTTATTCCGATTAACTATATTAACAATTTAGAGACAGCGATGTTAACCGATGTATTAATACCAGGAGACGACGAAGAAGAAACCGAAGCATTCCGCACACGCTACTTCAATAGCTTTGAATCAACAGCATTTGGAGGCAATAGAGCCGACTACAAAGAAAAGATAGGGAAATTACCTGGTGTCGGTGGAGTACGCGTTTATCGCGCTTGGAATGGTGGAGGGACGGTTAAATTAGTCATTATTAACTCTCAATACGAAAAACCTACACCAACATTAATAGAAGAAGTACAAAAGGCTGTTGATCCATTGGAGAATCAGGGAGAAGGCATAGGAACAGCTCCTATAGATCATATAGTAACTGCGTTTGGAGTAGGCGAAACAGTCATTAATATTACATTGAATATTACGTATCAAGCAGGATGGGCATGGGCTGACATTGAGAATCAAGTACAGAAGGTAATCGATGATTATTTCAAAGAGTTAGCAGAAGAATGGGCAATGGCTAATAGTTATGAGGAAGATCATGCAGGTGTGGTTGTTCGTGTATCCCAAATTGAGTATCGATTGCTAGGTATAACAGGTGTACTTGATATAGCAAATACGCAATTAAATGACAGTCAATCCAATATCGCATTAGATGTTGAATCTATTCCAAAACGAGGTGTTGTAAGTGGCTAG
- a CDS encoding DUF2634 domain-containing protein yields MIPQVENDGLTLDFEEVIDPSKNYKLIHDKNRCVGFIDELEAMKQAIFLMLSVERYDHIIYTWNAGFESKDLFGKPTSYVASEVPRRIRECLLQDNRIKEVDSFVVTTKKNKVHVAYTAHTIFGELTLEKEVEY; encoded by the coding sequence ATGATTCCACAGGTTGAAAACGATGGTCTGACACTCGATTTTGAGGAAGTCATTGATCCATCCAAGAACTATAAATTAATACATGATAAGAATCGCTGTGTTGGCTTTATTGATGAATTAGAAGCCATGAAACAGGCGATTTTTTTAATGCTCTCTGTTGAGCGTTACGATCACATAATTTATACATGGAATGCGGGTTTCGAATCAAAAGATTTATTCGGAAAACCTACTTCTTATGTAGCGAGTGAGGTACCGCGACGTATACGAGAATGTTTGCTACAAGATAACCGCATTAAAGAAGTGGATTCATTTGTAGTGACAACAAAGAAAAACAAAGTGCACGTAGCATACACAGCGCACACTATTTTTGGTGAGTTAACGCTAGAGAAAGAGGTGGAATACTAA
- a CDS encoding DUF2577 domain-containing protein codes for MEDILIEIQKMIKGVLNAQKLCTIVYGTVVSVEPLEVYVDQKLTLKKEQLKLMRAVRDYEVDMTVEHETEVGNGPASHTHEYKGRKKFKIHNGLVDGDKVTMIRAHGGQQYLIIDKEVV; via the coding sequence ATGGAAGATATTTTAATTGAGATTCAAAAGATGATTAAAGGAGTATTAAACGCTCAAAAGCTTTGTACTATTGTATACGGTACTGTTGTTAGTGTAGAGCCATTAGAAGTGTATGTTGACCAAAAACTAACGCTGAAAAAAGAGCAATTAAAGCTTATGCGTGCAGTCAGAGATTATGAGGTAGACATGACAGTTGAACATGAAACAGAAGTTGGCAATGGCCCTGCTAGTCATACACACGAATACAAAGGACGCAAAAAGTTTAAAATTCATAATGGTTTAGTCGATGGCGACAAAGTAACCATGATACGGGCACATGGTGGGCAACAATACTTAATTATTGATAAAGAGGTGGTTTAA
- a CDS encoding XkdQ/YqbQ family protein: protein MAKTQLYIMSKGRIFECAVEEGVEWETHRKGSPGKLTFNIIKDEVLGFHEGDAVRFDYDGHKIFFGFVFTKKRNNNRLISVTCYDQLRYFKNKDTYVYANKTAAQVLQMIAEDFRLKTGIVANTKHVIASRVEDNQELFTIMDNALSETTLNTGDLYVLYDDYGALNLRNIKMLKSDLLIDEESGESFEYTTSIDENTYNKIKLVRENKETGKREIYIAQDSSKMNEWGILQMTDKLDEKENGKAKADGMLALYNRKSRKLHINKVFGDPTVRGGTTLGVQMYLGDLTVANFMLVESVKHTFKESDHRMDLKLIGGDFVA, encoded by the coding sequence TTGGCTAAAACACAGCTGTATATCATGAGCAAAGGGCGTATTTTCGAATGTGCGGTAGAAGAAGGTGTTGAGTGGGAAACGCATCGTAAGGGCTCACCAGGAAAGCTAACGTTTAACATCATTAAAGATGAAGTGCTAGGCTTCCATGAAGGTGATGCAGTTCGCTTTGATTATGATGGCCACAAAATATTTTTCGGCTTTGTATTCACAAAAAAGCGAAACAACAACCGTCTTATCAGCGTTACTTGTTATGACCAACTACGTTATTTCAAAAACAAAGACACATACGTATATGCCAATAAAACGGCCGCTCAAGTGCTCCAAATGATTGCAGAGGACTTTAGGCTAAAGACGGGTATTGTCGCTAATACGAAACATGTCATTGCATCAAGAGTAGAAGATAACCAAGAGTTATTTACCATTATGGATAACGCACTATCTGAAACGACACTTAACACTGGTGATTTATATGTACTGTATGACGATTACGGCGCGTTAAACCTACGTAATATTAAGATGCTTAAATCTGATTTACTCATTGACGAAGAATCGGGAGAATCGTTTGAATACACAACCTCGATTGACGAAAACACGTACAACAAAATCAAGTTAGTACGAGAAAACAAAGAAACAGGTAAACGGGAAATATACATTGCTCAAGATAGCTCCAAAATGAACGAATGGGGCATATTGCAAATGACAGATAAACTCGATGAAAAAGAAAACGGTAAAGCGAAAGCTGACGGCATGTTAGCTCTCTACAATCGTAAATCAAGGAAGCTACACATTAATAAAGTATTTGGTGATCCAACGGTACGTGGAGGTACTACATTAGGGGTGCAAATGTATTTAGGCGATTTAACTGTCGCTAATTTTATGTTGGTCGAATCGGTAAAACACACTTTCAAAGAATCTGACCATCGAATGGACTTAAAACTGATTGGCGGTGATTTCGTTGCGTAG
- a CDS encoding LysM peptidoglycan-binding domain-containing protein: MYNFFVDGVHFPVAPSELTTKINGRNETIVLMNDGEVNIIKKTGLTDIEFEVLLPNVKYPFSVYPNGFQPPTYYLDKLEKLKVSEKPFQFIVNRMMPNGNLLFDTNMTVSIEDYEIKESAENGFDVMVNIRLKQYRAYGNKRLVTKPATASSNASSTPTTQTAVVEQKRPTTSKDTPKTHTVVKGDTLWAIAKKYLGDGSKSTELAKLNNISNPNEIKVGQVIKLG; the protein is encoded by the coding sequence ATGTATAACTTTTTCGTAGATGGAGTACATTTCCCTGTCGCTCCTTCTGAACTGACCACGAAAATTAATGGTCGTAATGAAACGATTGTGCTGATGAATGACGGAGAAGTAAACATCATAAAGAAAACAGGTTTAACGGATATTGAGTTTGAGGTATTGCTCCCAAACGTCAAATATCCGTTTTCTGTTTATCCAAACGGCTTTCAGCCACCTACTTATTATCTGGATAAGCTTGAAAAATTAAAGGTATCTGAAAAACCTTTTCAATTCATAGTTAACCGTATGATGCCGAATGGAAACCTACTCTTTGACACGAACATGACTGTATCAATTGAGGATTACGAAATTAAAGAATCCGCTGAAAATGGCTTTGACGTCATGGTAAATATCCGTTTGAAGCAATATAGAGCATATGGGAATAAGCGACTTGTCACAAAGCCTGCTACTGCATCCAGTAACGCTTCAAGTACACCGACTACACAAACGGCAGTTGTAGAACAAAAACGTCCAACAACAAGCAAGGATACACCAAAAACACATACTGTCGTCAAGGGTGATACATTGTGGGCAATTGCTAAAAAGTATTTAGGTGATGGTTCTAAGTCCACCGAACTTGCAAAGCTCAATAACATTAGCAATCCAAATGAAATTAAAGTTGGGCAGGTGATAAAACTTGGCTAA
- a CDS encoding tape measure protein, with protein sequence MSKRGEIMATIRTAIQIQDRLSQPMRAMHSAVSMMVNQMEAMHTASGTMFDTSTIALMRRELATAASSMNQIQEEIRSADNAQRGLNNRIRDGTDKMNGLLKKVGALIGAYLTLQGLGKVIEISDELTNTKARIQLLVEDMPVIPDQLAKVDFGLGDMSDVELAQQLIHDAAQRSYSSFKDTADMVARIGTNARDAFGNVGEVVAFTELVQKQFGIAGASAVEASNATIQLSQALASGVLRGDELNSIFEQAPNLISTIADYMGEPLGKIRELAADGKITASIVKNAMFAATDEINKKFDSMPVTWSQMWTYFKNEALRAFGPVLQKINEVANSDRFKEFVASATEAIYTIADAINISLAAMSIVGSFVYDNWSFIAPVIGGVTAALIINAAAWAWTNREIAINALMTLTAGIRNLWYVATTVLSTWVTYGFAAAMAALSLAIAANPIGWLIGAIVVLISLFYLAVAVINHFAGTSISATGIIAGVFTVLGTHVYNIVAFWWNIFASFWEFFANISKDKTYTIKKLFYNLASNVLDQAIAMTSGWDKFATSFANAIIDGVNRAIEAWNWFISMLPDGLTTKLGWEQKSSYNHRESFTSDLQGIKAGLKDWVGEVPADYWEAPKMEMKSLGNAWDTGYNWGANLFNTDDGKVGNSDALMKSINDALGIGDKLDKGNDAGKKTADNTKKAADGIKMLNEDLKYLRDIAEREAINRYTTAEITVDMKNENHINSEMDIDGVIDKFGEKVEETVAMLAEGGPTDNV encoded by the coding sequence TTGTCAAAAAGAGGTGAAATTATGGCTACAATTCGTACTGCAATTCAAATTCAAGATCGTTTGAGTCAACCGATGAGAGCCATGCACAGTGCAGTATCAATGATGGTCAATCAAATGGAGGCGATGCATACTGCTTCTGGAACTATGTTCGATACTTCTACAATAGCGTTAATGCGAAGAGAATTAGCTACGGCAGCGAGTTCTATGAATCAAATTCAAGAAGAAATTCGTTCTGCTGATAACGCACAAAGGGGTTTAAACAACCGAATACGAGATGGTACAGATAAAATGAATGGATTACTCAAGAAAGTAGGTGCTTTAATTGGCGCCTATTTAACTTTGCAAGGTTTAGGTAAAGTAATTGAGATTTCGGACGAATTAACTAATACTAAAGCTCGTATACAACTACTGGTAGAAGATATGCCTGTAATCCCGGATCAACTGGCTAAAGTTGATTTCGGACTTGGTGATATGAGTGACGTAGAACTTGCGCAACAACTTATACATGACGCTGCCCAACGTTCGTATTCATCATTTAAAGATACTGCTGATATGGTTGCAAGGATTGGTACTAATGCTCGTGATGCATTTGGAAATGTAGGTGAAGTGGTTGCATTTACAGAGCTTGTACAAAAACAATTCGGTATCGCTGGAGCAAGTGCTGTAGAAGCAAGTAATGCTACCATTCAATTGTCACAAGCGTTGGCATCAGGTGTCTTACGTGGTGACGAACTAAATTCTATTTTTGAACAAGCACCAAACCTTATCTCAACAATTGCTGATTATATGGGTGAGCCATTAGGTAAGATTCGTGAATTAGCAGCAGATGGTAAGATTACTGCGAGTATTGTAAAAAACGCAATGTTTGCGGCAACAGACGAAATAAATAAAAAGTTCGATAGTATGCCAGTTACATGGTCTCAAATGTGGACATATTTCAAAAATGAAGCCTTACGAGCATTCGGACCAGTATTACAAAAAATAAATGAAGTTGCAAATAGTGACCGATTTAAGGAGTTTGTTGCTAGTGCAACAGAAGCTATATACACGATTGCAGATGCAATAAATATTTCTTTAGCCGCTATGTCAATTGTAGGTAGTTTTGTTTACGATAACTGGTCATTTATTGCTCCAGTGATTGGAGGAGTGACAGCTGCACTTATTATCAACGCAGCCGCGTGGGCGTGGACTAATAGGGAAATAGCGATTAATGCATTGATGACTCTAACGGCCGGAATACGGAATTTGTGGTATGTTGCAACAACTGTTTTATCAACTTGGGTAACATATGGTTTCGCTGCTGCTATGGCTGCTTTGAGTCTCGCAATAGCAGCAAATCCAATCGGATGGTTAATTGGTGCTATTGTTGTTTTAATTAGTTTGTTTTATCTTGCTGTTGCTGTAATTAATCATTTCGCAGGTACATCAATTAGCGCAACAGGAATTATCGCGGGTGTATTTACGGTTCTAGGAACACATGTTTACAACATCGTTGCTTTCTGGTGGAATATTTTTGCCTCGTTTTGGGAATTTTTCGCAAACATTTCTAAGGATAAGACGTATACAATTAAAAAATTATTTTACAATCTCGCTAGTAACGTTTTAGATCAAGCTATTGCTATGACCAGTGGTTGGGATAAATTTGCTACGAGCTTTGCCAATGCTATTATCGATGGCGTTAACCGTGCCATTGAAGCTTGGAATTGGTTCATTAGTATGTTACCAGATGGCCTCACTACAAAACTTGGTTGGGAACAAAAGAGTTCTTATAACCATAGAGAATCATTCACAAGTGACTTACAGGGTATCAAAGCAGGATTAAAAGATTGGGTCGGGGAAGTACCTGCTGATTATTGGGAAGCACCTAAGATGGAAATGAAGTCTTTAGGTAATGCTTGGGACACGGGTTACAATTGGGGCGCCAATTTATTTAATACTGATGATGGTAAAGTCGGCAATTCAGATGCACTCATGAAGTCGATTAACGATGCCTTAGGTATTGGTGACAAACTCGATAAAGGCAATGATGCAGGAAAGAAAACGGCCGACAATACAAAGAAAGCAGCTGATGGCATAAAGATGCTTAATGAGGATTTAAAGTATCTTCGTGACATTGCTGAACGTGAGGCAATCAACCGATATACTACGGCAGAAATCACAGTCGATATGAAAAATGAAAATCACATCAATAGTGAAATGGACATTGATGGTGTTATTGATAAATTCGGTGAAAAAGTAGAAGAAACAGTTGCTATGTTAGCAGAAGGAGGTCCGACAGATAATGTATAA
- a CDS encoding phage tail assembly chaperone, with the protein MSNLTAFFAHNKKQNENIKRSISKKFLDEQGDPIEWEFAPVSPERDTELKSESTKRSMITQGKRKGQFNTDFDHFKYQRLLTVESIVYPNLKDKELQDSYGVKGEEALLGKMLTIGEMADASAAAQEVNGYEAELEDLVEEVKN; encoded by the coding sequence ATGTCAAATTTAACAGCATTTTTTGCGCATAACAAAAAACAGAATGAAAATATTAAGCGATCTATTTCAAAGAAATTCCTAGATGAACAAGGTGATCCTATTGAATGGGAATTTGCACCTGTCTCTCCAGAACGTGATACAGAATTAAAATCAGAATCAACAAAACGTTCTATGATTACACAAGGAAAGCGTAAAGGGCAATTTAATACAGATTTTGATCACTTTAAATATCAACGTTTGCTAACGGTTGAATCAATTGTTTATCCAAATTTAAAGGATAAAGAGTTACAGGATTCATATGGCGTAAAGGGTGAAGAAGCATTACTGGGGAAAATGCTTACAATTGGCGAAATGGCGGATGCCTCAGCGGCTGCCCAAGAAGTCAACGGATATGAAGCAGAACTTGAGGACTTGGTGGAAGAAGTAAAAAACTAA
- a CDS encoding phage tail tube protein: MDNNKILIPLNLQYFAEATMHSRDAIHGAQGVAWVTLDGNRYKFAQLINLEARSDKTKTKIPIMGQVAKGNKATGVEYSGSATFHFNTSIFRKMLKHYQDTGEDTYFDIQVTNEDGSSQVGRQTTILVDCNLDGGIVALLDADAEYLEDSFDFTFERFEMPEEFSVLQEMQ, translated from the coding sequence GTGGATAATAACAAAATATTAATTCCACTTAATTTACAGTATTTTGCAGAAGCTACTATGCACTCTCGTGATGCCATCCATGGAGCGCAAGGCGTCGCATGGGTAACACTTGATGGAAACCGTTATAAATTTGCCCAACTAATCAATTTAGAGGCACGATCAGATAAAACAAAAACTAAAATTCCAATCATGGGTCAAGTGGCGAAGGGAAATAAGGCTACCGGCGTAGAATATAGCGGTAGCGCAACATTCCATTTTAATACATCTATATTCCGAAAAATGTTGAAACACTACCAAGACACTGGAGAGGACACTTATTTTGACATTCAAGTTACAAATGAAGATGGTTCTTCTCAAGTTGGACGACAAACTACTATTTTAGTTGATTGTAATTTAGATGGTGGCATCGTTGCATTATTGGATGCTGACGCAGAGTACTTAGAGGATTCATTCGATTTCACTTTCGAACGGTTCGAAATGCCGGAAGAATTTTCTGTATTACAAGAAATGCAATAA
- a CDS encoding phage tail sheath C-terminal domain-containing protein, translating to MALGGGPFLSQNKVLPGVYQNFISKARAFVNLSDRGYAALPIALDWGQDDGVLTVNLEDLQKDSLKLFGYDYTHPKLKGIRDIFKNAITVFFAKLNLGGSAAENIYAKAKYKGIRGNDLKNVIQANVDEPSKFDVKTYLEAILVDEQTVTTAAELTANDFVSFKSDATLAVTAGTTLSGGANGATALTAGTPHQLALDDLEAYGFNTLGCLSNEQTIKDLYVEYTKRIRDQVGGKFQLIGHKLGAKDHEGIIDTPNDAIGEGEELFGAVYWLTGAEAGVAVNKSNTNKKYDGEHTLDMSETKTQAQLTNLLKGGKLAFHRVGEEIRILEDVNTFTSFTGEKNEDFSMNQVIRVLDQIAIDTAQLFNNRYLGKVPNDKDGQISLWNDIGAHRMEMQRIRAIQNYNKDDLTVDQGNSKKSVVVNEFVIPTVAMSQLYITTTVA from the coding sequence GTGGCATTAGGTGGAGGTCCATTTTTATCACAAAATAAGGTACTACCAGGTGTGTACCAAAACTTCATTAGTAAAGCTCGTGCATTCGTAAATCTATCAGATCGTGGTTACGCTGCATTACCAATAGCTTTAGATTGGGGGCAAGATGATGGGGTTCTAACGGTGAACCTTGAAGATTTACAAAAGGATTCATTAAAGCTTTTTGGCTATGATTATACCCACCCAAAATTAAAGGGTATTCGAGACATTTTCAAGAATGCTATTACAGTATTTTTTGCAAAACTTAATTTAGGTGGTTCAGCCGCAGAAAATATTTATGCAAAAGCAAAGTATAAGGGTATTCGCGGTAATGATTTAAAAAACGTCATTCAAGCAAACGTAGATGAGCCTTCTAAATTCGATGTAAAAACATATCTAGAAGCGATTCTAGTTGACGAACAAACAGTTACTACAGCGGCCGAACTAACAGCAAATGATTTTGTATCATTTAAAAGTGATGCAACTTTAGCTGTAACTGCTGGTACTACTCTTTCTGGTGGTGCTAACGGGGCTACTGCATTGACGGCTGGTACACCCCATCAATTAGCTTTGGATGATTTAGAAGCATACGGCTTTAATACTTTAGGTTGCCTATCTAACGAACAGACAATTAAAGATTTGTATGTGGAATACACAAAAAGGATTCGTGACCAAGTAGGCGGCAAATTTCAACTGATTGGGCATAAATTAGGTGCTAAAGATCATGAGGGAATCATTGATACACCAAACGACGCTATTGGCGAAGGTGAAGAATTGTTTGGAGCAGTTTATTGGTTAACTGGCGCTGAAGCAGGCGTAGCAGTTAATAAATCCAATACAAATAAGAAATACGATGGTGAGCACACCCTTGATATGTCTGAGACAAAGACACAAGCACAGTTAACAAACTTATTAAAAGGCGGAAAATTAGCGTTCCATCGTGTTGGTGAGGAAATTCGTATTCTTGAAGATGTAAATACGTTCACGTCATTTACAGGAGAAAAAAACGAAGATTTCTCTATGAACCAAGTAATTCGTGTGTTAGATCAAATTGCTATTGATACGGCTCAACTCTTTAACAATCGTTATCTCGGTAAAGTACCGAATGATAAGGATGGCCAAATTTCATTATGGAATGATATTGGTGCACATCGTATGGAAATGCAACGTATTCGTGCAATCCAAAATTATAACAAGGATGACCTAACAGTAGATCAAGGGAATTCAAAAAAATCTGTTGTTGTGAATGAGTTTGTTATTCCAACAGTTGCAATGTCACAGCTTTATATCACTACTACGGTAGCTTAA